A region of Subdoligranulum variabile DNA encodes the following proteins:
- a CDS encoding aspartate carbamoyltransferase regulatory subunit gives MLTVDEILNGVVIDHITAGTGLGLYHMMELEKLHDASVALLQNVRSQKSGKKDIIKIEGDVSKLNFDILGYLDPKITITVIENGHIVNKIRPKQPQRLVNVIKCTNPRCVTSIEEGCDHIFTLTPSGRYRCVYCEQEFRVKP, from the coding sequence ATGTTAACGGTTGATGAGATTCTGAACGGCGTGGTCATTGACCACATTACCGCTGGTACCGGCCTGGGCCTGTACCATATGATGGAACTGGAAAAGCTGCATGATGCCAGCGTGGCGCTGCTGCAGAATGTCCGCAGCCAGAAGAGCGGCAAGAAAGACATCATCAAGATCGAAGGCGATGTCAGCAAGCTGAACTTCGACATTCTGGGCTATCTGGATCCGAAAATCACCATCACGGTGATTGAGAACGGGCACATCGTCAACAAGATCCGCCCCAAACAGCCCCAGCGTCTGGTCAACGTGATCAAATGCACCAACCCCCGCTGTGTGACCTCCATCGAGGAGGGCTGTGACCATATCTTTACGCTGACCCCCAGCGGCCGCTACCGCTGCGTTTATTGCGAACAGGAATTCCGCGTAAAGCCGTAA
- a CDS encoding GntR family transcriptional regulator has protein sequence MKKATDTPLGGELRSQQTADRLVAELRSGLYAGTVQLPSEVELAGALGISRTVVRDALSLLEREGYLERVRGIGTLVNRDVLGVENRLDQKLEFYRMIRAAGYEPHSDNVLVTRETAPDTLARRLGLSPEDHPTLVFVRRRVLADNTPVLYSTDILPLALFGGQRLDTMDFTRPIFEIVAEYCHVEVTKTLAHVRAVTGTPGIRHQLGLRPDQALMQLDETCYSRLCRPVLCCQTCYTDFFDFAIVRKLV, from the coding sequence ATGAAAAAGGCAACTGATACCCCGCTTGGCGGCGAACTGCGCAGCCAGCAGACCGCCGATCGGCTGGTTGCTGAGCTGCGCAGCGGTCTGTATGCCGGTACTGTGCAGCTGCCCAGCGAGGTAGAGCTGGCCGGTGCACTGGGCATCAGCCGCACGGTGGTCCGGGACGCCCTCAGTCTGCTGGAGCGGGAGGGGTATCTGGAGCGTGTCCGCGGAATCGGCACACTGGTGAACCGCGATGTGTTGGGTGTAGAAAACCGACTGGACCAGAAGCTAGAATTTTACCGGATGATCCGTGCCGCCGGATACGAGCCCCACAGTGACAACGTGCTGGTTACGCGGGAGACTGCTCCCGACACACTGGCCCGGCGTCTGGGACTGTCACCGGAAGACCACCCCACCCTCGTGTTCGTGCGTCGCCGGGTGCTGGCCGACAACACCCCGGTGCTCTACTCCACCGATATTCTGCCGCTGGCACTTTTCGGCGGACAGCGATTGGATACGATGGATTTCACCCGGCCGATCTTTGAGATTGTCGCCGAATACTGTCATGTGGAAGTGACCAAGACCCTGGCCCATGTGCGCGCCGTGACCGGCACCCCGGGCATTCGCCATCAGCTGGGTCTGCGGCCCGACCAGGCACTGATGCAGCTGGACGAGACCTGTTATTCCCGTCTGTGCCGTCCGGTGCTCTGCTGCCAGACCTGTTACACCGATTTTTTTGACTTCGCCATTGTGCGTAAACTGGTGTGA
- a CDS encoding alpha/beta fold hydrolase: MSQLCCETIRFPSSDTAHTISAYVYTVPDVPVHAILQLSHGMCEYVRRYEPMARFFASQGIALAGNDHLGHGGSASPEEYGHYGEPGGRYYLLQDLHRMNELLHEEFPGLPVFLYGHSMGSFYARWYAERWPETIAGLIVSGTAGPRLLNQVGQAVAAVLAAIRGPRTVSPFMVRANTGAYCKRIPDAQSANAWLTRDEAVVRAYDADPLCTFPFTVGSYREMLGAINHVNRPRWARAVNKTLPILLISGAEDPVGDYGEGVRKVWAMLGDAGIQDLTCEIYEGARHELHNELNRTEVFEYVLHWIEDRLPA, encoded by the coding sequence ATGTCACAACTCTGCTGTGAAACGATTCGCTTTCCTTCCTCAGATACCGCCCATACGATCTCGGCTTATGTGTATACCGTCCCGGATGTACCCGTGCACGCCATACTGCAGCTCAGCCACGGCATGTGCGAATATGTGCGGCGTTACGAACCCATGGCACGGTTCTTTGCGTCCCAGGGCATTGCCCTTGCCGGCAACGATCATCTGGGGCACGGCGGCAGTGCTTCTCCGGAGGAATATGGCCATTACGGTGAACCCGGCGGACGATATTATCTTTTGCAGGACCTGCACAGGATGAACGAACTTCTGCACGAAGAGTTCCCTGGACTGCCGGTATTTCTTTATGGACACAGCATGGGCAGCTTTTATGCCCGCTGGTACGCCGAGCGCTGGCCGGAAACCATCGCCGGTCTGATCGTCTCCGGCACAGCGGGGCCGCGACTCCTCAACCAGGTGGGACAGGCTGTGGCCGCTGTGCTGGCAGCCATCCGGGGGCCGCGCACGGTGTCGCCGTTCATGGTTCGAGCCAATACGGGAGCTTATTGCAAGCGCATCCCGGATGCCCAATCTGCCAATGCCTGGCTGACGCGGGACGAGGCCGTGGTCCGGGCTTATGACGCCGATCCACTGTGTACCTTTCCCTTTACGGTGGGCAGCTACCGGGAGATGCTGGGAGCCATCAACCACGTGAACCGGCCCCGCTGGGCCCGGGCCGTGAACAAAACATTGCCGATTCTGTTGATCTCCGGTGCCGAAGACCCGGTGGGAGATTACGGAGAAGGTGTGCGCAAAGTCTGGGCCATGCTGGGAGATGCCGGCATCCAGGACCTGACCTGCGAGATCTATGAGGGTGCCCGACACGAGCTGCACAATGAACTGAACCGGACGGAAGTGTTCGAATATGTTCTGCATTGGATCGAGGATCGGCTTCCCGCCTGA
- a CDS encoding endonuclease III domain-containing protein, with protein sequence MTKKELAQICIDRLKAEYPLAECTLDYDHAWQLLVEVRLAAQCTDARVNVVVQDLFARYPSVEALAAATPEEIEAIVKPCGLGRSKARDISACMRMLRDQYNGKVPDDFDALLSLPGVGRKSANLIMGDVFGKPAIVTDTHCIRLCNRIGLVDNIKEPAKVERELWKIIPPEEGSDFCHRLVYHGRAVCTARTTPFCSKCCLADVCRAGKDYLHEKGN encoded by the coding sequence GTGACAAAAAAGGAACTGGCGCAGATCTGCATTGACCGCCTCAAAGCCGAATATCCACTGGCCGAATGCACACTGGATTACGATCATGCCTGGCAGCTTCTGGTGGAAGTTCGCCTGGCTGCCCAGTGCACTGACGCCCGGGTCAATGTAGTGGTACAGGACCTGTTTGCCCGATATCCCAGCGTGGAGGCACTGGCTGCCGCCACACCGGAAGAAATTGAAGCCATCGTCAAGCCCTGCGGCTTGGGCCGCAGCAAGGCGCGGGATATTTCTGCCTGCATGCGGATGCTCCGGGACCAGTATAACGGCAAAGTGCCCGACGACTTTGACGCCCTGCTGTCCCTGCCCGGCGTTGGCCGCAAAAGTGCCAACCTGATCATGGGGGATGTGTTCGGCAAACCGGCCATTGTCACCGATACCCATTGCATCCGGTTGTGCAACCGCATCGGCCTGGTAGACAACATCAAGGAACCGGCCAAGGTGGAGCGCGAGCTGTGGAAAATCATCCCGCCGGAGGAAGGCAGCGATTTCTGTCACCGGCTGGTTTACCATGGCCGGGCTGTCTGCACGGCACGGACCACCCCCTTCTGCTCAAAGTGCTGCCTGGCCGATGTCTGCCGGGCGGGAAAGGATTATCTGCATGAAAAAGGCAACTGA
- a CDS encoding ATP-binding cassette domain-containing protein, translating to MNETGIYEARGLCKRYGRKMALNGVTFSVQPGKLVGLLGPNGSGKTTLLKISAGLLTANGGMVLIDGNEPGICTKRVTSYLPDRMALATEMRAADAVSLYADFYADFDAVKAHAMLADLHIEAQDRIGAMSKGTQEKMQLCLTMSRAAKLYLLDEPLGGVDPAAREYILHTILRNYSEDAALVLSTHLIGDIEKALDEVIFLKEGTVLQQVGVDALREETGRSVDEYFREVYKC from the coding sequence ATGAATGAAACTGGAATCTACGAGGCGCGCGGCCTGTGCAAGCGGTACGGCCGCAAGATGGCACTGAACGGGGTCACCTTTTCTGTGCAGCCCGGCAAGCTGGTGGGACTGCTGGGGCCCAATGGCAGCGGTAAGACGACGTTGCTCAAGATCTCGGCGGGGTTGCTTACGGCCAACGGCGGCATGGTGCTCATTGATGGCAACGAGCCCGGCATCTGCACCAAGCGTGTGACCAGCTACCTGCCGGACCGAATGGCCCTGGCCACCGAGATGCGGGCGGCGGATGCCGTAAGCCTGTACGCCGATTTCTATGCTGATTTTGATGCTGTGAAAGCCCATGCCATGCTGGCGGATCTGCACATCGAGGCACAGGACCGGATCGGCGCCATGAGCAAAGGTACACAGGAGAAAATGCAGCTTTGCCTGACCATGAGCCGAGCGGCCAAACTGTATCTTCTGGACGAACCTCTGGGCGGGGTAGACCCGGCGGCACGGGAGTATATCCTGCATACGATTCTGCGCAATTACAGTGAGGATGCCGCACTGGTCCTTTCCACCCACCTGATCGGAGACATCGAAAAAGCCCTGGACGAAGTAATTTTCCTGAAGGAGGGCACTGTGCTGCAGCAGGTGGGCGTGGATGCTCTGCGGGAGGAAACAGGCCGCAGTGTGGATGAATATTTCCGGGAGGTATACAAATGCTGA
- a CDS encoding replication-associated recombination protein A has protein sequence MEPLAQRLRPRTLDEVCGQQHLLGKNQVFRRTVESGRIPNMIFYGPSGVGKTTVASIIAAGSGMQLHKLNGTTASTSDIKSVLADIGTLGASGGILLYLDEIQYFNKRQQQSLLECVEQGTVTLIASTTENPYFYVYNALLSRCTVFEFKSLTAEDIRKGIQNAAARLGAEDKVPILIPDDALDYLAQSAGGDMRKALGNLEFAVTAAPAENGQRTVTLDMVQQVAARTAMRYDKLGDDHYDIVSAYQKSMRGSDPDAALHYLARLLEAGDLPSACRRLMVCACEDVGLAWPQIIPIVKAAVDIANAVGLPEARLPLADAVVLVATAPKSNSAHDGINAAMADVQAGRTGPIPRQLQNKHYDGADAKVKGQHYLYPHDFPHHWTQQQYLPDAIKDRRYYEPGDNKNEQAFAQYWKKIKGE, from the coding sequence ATGGAACCCTTGGCACAGCGGCTGCGGCCGCGTACGCTGGATGAAGTCTGCGGACAGCAGCATCTTCTGGGCAAGAATCAGGTGTTCCGCCGCACGGTGGAAAGCGGCCGCATTCCCAATATGATCTTTTACGGTCCGTCGGGGGTGGGCAAGACCACGGTGGCCAGTATCATCGCGGCGGGCAGTGGTATGCAGCTGCACAAACTCAACGGGACCACGGCTTCCACCAGTGATATCAAGTCGGTTCTTGCCGATATCGGCACGCTGGGGGCATCCGGCGGTATTCTGTTGTATCTGGACGAGATCCAGTACTTCAACAAACGGCAGCAGCAGAGTCTTTTGGAATGTGTGGAGCAGGGAACAGTGACACTGATCGCCTCCACCACCGAAAACCCCTACTTTTACGTCTATAATGCGCTGCTCTCCCGCTGTACGGTCTTCGAGTTCAAATCCCTGACAGCAGAGGACATCCGCAAAGGAATACAGAATGCAGCGGCCCGTCTGGGAGCCGAGGACAAGGTTCCAATCCTGATTCCCGACGATGCCCTGGATTATCTGGCCCAGAGCGCAGGCGGTGACATGCGCAAGGCGCTGGGTAACCTGGAATTTGCAGTGACGGCGGCGCCCGCGGAGAACGGTCAGCGCACCGTTACGCTGGATATGGTCCAGCAGGTGGCAGCCCGTACAGCCATGCGCTACGATAAACTGGGGGACGATCACTACGATATCGTGTCCGCCTACCAGAAATCCATGCGTGGTTCCGACCCGGACGCAGCGCTGCACTATCTGGCACGATTGCTGGAAGCGGGGGATCTGCCCAGTGCCTGCCGTCGGCTCATGGTCTGTGCCTGCGAAGATGTGGGGCTGGCCTGGCCTCAGATCATTCCCATCGTCAAAGCGGCGGTGGATATCGCCAACGCGGTGGGACTGCCGGAAGCCCGGCTGCCTCTGGCCGATGCGGTGGTGCTGGTGGCGACGGCCCCCAAGTCCAACTCGGCTCACGACGGAATCAATGCGGCGATGGCCGATGTGCAGGCAGGGCGCACCGGTCCCATTCCCCGTCAGCTGCAGAACAAGCACTACGACGGTGCCGATGCGAAGGTCAAAGGGCAGCATTACCTCTATCCCCATGATTTCCCGCATCACTGGACTCAGCAGCAATACCTGCCCGACGCCATCAAGGACCGGCGGTATTATGAACCCGGCGACAACAAGAACGAACAGGCCTTTGCGCAATACTGGAAAAAGATCAAAGGAGAATGA
- a CDS encoding GntR family transcriptional regulator: MDWNITGGRPVYLQLVEQMELALVNGIFPPGSKIPPVRELAAEAGVNPNTMQRALQELEGRGLLQAQRTAGRTVTADAEILQSLRRKRAASLAAEFLHQMQALGLDRAQTEELLRQTAEGGTSDE; the protein is encoded by the coding sequence ATGGATTGGAATATTACGGGAGGCCGCCCGGTGTATCTTCAGCTGGTGGAGCAGATGGAACTGGCGCTGGTCAATGGAATTTTCCCACCCGGCAGCAAGATCCCGCCGGTGCGGGAACTGGCAGCCGAAGCCGGAGTAAACCCCAACACCATGCAGCGGGCACTGCAGGAACTGGAAGGCCGGGGCCTTTTGCAGGCACAGCGCACAGCAGGCCGTACCGTCACGGCCGATGCAGAAATCCTGCAGAGTTTGCGCCGTAAACGGGCAGCGTCACTGGCGGCGGAATTTCTGCACCAGATGCAGGCCCTGGGGCTGGATCGGGCGCAAACCGAGGAACTGCTGCGGCAAACCGCAGAGGGAGGAACAAGCGATGAATGA
- the pyrB gene encoding aspartate carbamoyltransferase, whose product MRHLIDPADFTLDETLRLMDLADRIHDDPAAYKDVAYRKRLATLFYEPSTRTRLSFEAAMLNLGGQVLGFPDAGVSSASKGETVADTIRIISCYADIAAMRHPKEGAPLRAARYSRIPVINAGDGGHSHPTQTLLDMMTIRRRKGRLDNLTIGFCGDLKFGRTVHSLIKSLSRLPGMRFVLISPEELRVPDYIISEVLAPNGIDYVETRNLEESLPELDILYMTRVQQERFFNEEDYIRLKNSYILTKEKLSLAPADMAVLHPLPRVNEITLDVDDDPRAAYFEQAQNGVYMRMALIMTLLGLADPKTGEVAFDVNG is encoded by the coding sequence ATGAGACATCTGATCGACCCGGCGGACTTTACGCTGGATGAAACCCTTCGCCTGATGGATCTGGCCGACCGTATCCACGACGACCCGGCCGCTTACAAGGACGTAGCCTACCGCAAGCGCCTGGCAACGCTGTTCTATGAGCCGAGCACCCGCACCCGCCTTTCCTTTGAGGCGGCCATGCTCAATCTGGGCGGCCAGGTACTGGGTTTCCCCGACGCGGGCGTTTCCAGCGCTTCCAAGGGCGAGACCGTCGCCGATACCATCCGTATCATCAGCTGCTACGCCGACATCGCCGCCATGCGCCATCCCAAGGAAGGTGCGCCGCTGCGTGCTGCCCGCTACAGCCGCATTCCGGTGATCAACGCCGGTGACGGCGGTCACAGCCATCCCACCCAGACGCTGCTGGATATGATGACCATCCGCCGCCGCAAGGGGCGCCTGGACAACCTCACCATCGGCTTCTGCGGCGACCTGAAATTCGGCCGTACCGTCCACAGCCTGATCAAGAGTCTGTCCCGCCTGCCGGGCATGCGGTTCGTGCTCATCTCGCCCGAGGAGCTGCGGGTGCCGGATTACATCATCAGTGAAGTGCTGGCCCCCAACGGTATCGACTATGTGGAAACCCGCAATCTGGAGGAATCCCTGCCGGAGCTGGATATCCTATACATGACCCGTGTGCAGCAGGAGCGCTTTTTCAACGAGGAGGATTACATCCGCCTGAAGAACAGCTACATTCTGACGAAAGAGAAGCTCTCGCTGGCGCCCGCCGACATGGCGGTGCTGCATCCGCTGCCCCGCGTCAATGAGATCACGCTGGATGTGGATGACGATCCGCGTGCCGCTTATTTTGAACAGGCACAGAATGGCGTGTATATGCGCATGGCCTTGATTATGACGCTGCTGGGTCTTGCAGACCCCAAAACCGGGGAGGTAGCTTTTGATGTTAACGGTTGA